The following are encoded together in the Humulus lupulus chromosome 5, drHumLupu1.1, whole genome shotgun sequence genome:
- the LOC133777481 gene encoding protein RETICULATA-RELATED 3, chloroplastic, protein MAATAHLLSYSPLSNHHRNHSNHSRISNTPASVSFPISSSDSRPPLQSLFPISKSHEKLELSFSGGNGGSGVGHGGGGGGGDSGRWSGDGEGDGCRKDKPSSFGPIGLFLSGWRSRVAADPQFPFKVLMEEVVGVSSCVLGDMASRPNFGLNELDFVFSTLVVGSILNFTLMYLLAPTMGSSSSSLPAIFANCPSSHMFEPGAYSLVNRLGTFVYKGTVFAAVGFAAGLVGTALSNGLIKMRKNMDPTFETPNKAPPTLLNAMTWAIHMGISSNLRYQTLNGIEFVLDKGLPPLLFKSSVVVLRCLNNILGGMSFVVLARATGSQSVEGVKPVTEEVGSAADKEKLVEESEGLQSTNQSTLNK, encoded by the coding sequence ATGGCGGCTACAGCTCATCTCCTTAGCTACTCTCCTCTATCGAATCACCATCGCAATCATTCCAACCACAGTCGCATCTCCAATACTCCGGCTTCCGTATCTTTCCCGATCTCTTCCTCCGATTCTCGACCCCCACTCCAGTCTCTTTTCCCAATCTCGAAATCGCATGAAAAGCTTGAGCTTTCATTCTCCGGTGGAAATGGCGGCAGCGGAGTTGGAcacggcggcggcggcggcggtgGAGATAGTGGAAGGTGGAGTGGGGATGGTGAAGGTGACGGTTGCCGCAAAGACAAACCGTCGTCGTTTGGTCCAATAGGGCTTTTCCTCAGCGGGTGGAGATCGAGAGTTGCCGCCGATCCACAATTCCCTTTCAAGGTTCTAATGGAGGAAGTTGTGGGCGTCAGCTCGTGCGTCCTCGGTGACATGGCTTCCCGCCCCAATTTCGGTCTCAACGAGCTCGATTTCGTCTTCTCCACACTCGTCGTCGGCTCGATTCTTAATTTCACTCTCATGTATCTCCTAGCCCCAACCATGGGATCTTCCTCGTCTAGTCTCCCTGCCATTTTCGCCAATTGCCCCAGTAGCCACATGTTCGAACCGGGCGCCTACAGCTTGGTGAACCGACTGGGGACCTTCGTCTACAAAGGAACCGTTTTTGCTGCTGTCGGCTTCGCCGCGGGTCTCGTCGGAACCGCTTTATCGAACGGTCTGATCAAAATGAGGAAAAATATGGATCCGACTTTCGAGACGCCGAACAAGGCGCCTCCAACTCTGCTCAACGCCATGACCTGGGCGATCCACATGGGCATCAGCAGCAATCTAAGGTACCAAACCCTGAACGGGATCGAGTTTGTGCTGGACAAGGGGCTTCCTCCATTGCTGTTCAAGTCATCGGTGGTGGTCCTGAGGTGTTTGAACAATATCCTTGGTGGAATGTCGTTTGTCGTTTTGGCGAGGGCAACGGGATCCCAAAGCGTCGAGGGTGTGAAGCCGGTGACCGAAGAGGTTGGATCGGCGGCGGATAAGGAAAAATTGGTGGAAGAGAGTGAGGGCTTGCAGAGTACTAATCAGTCAACTTTGAACAAGTAA